A window of Aequoribacter fuscus genomic DNA:
TTCATGAACATCACTGATAACCAGAGCCCGAGCGCCCTCTTCTACCGACTTTTGTGCGGCGGCAAAGCCAATACCAGCGCCGGCTGCGGCAGTTATCAGTACCGATTTACCGGCCAGTAGATTGTGGCCAGGGACGTAGTTTGGAATGGTTGTAGACATAGGTATACCTTATTAAGCCGTACCGCGGGGCTCGCGGGGCATACCCAGAGCGCGCTCAGCAATCAAGTTACGTTGAATTTGGTTGGTGCCACCGTAAATCGTGTCAGCACGAGTGAACAAAAAGAGTGACTGCAGTCTATTCAACTCATAAGGCGCTTCTAGCAACAACTCGCTATCGGGCCCGAGCACGTCCATAGCCAACTTACCCAAATTACGATGCCAAGACGCCCAGTACAATTTGTAAATCATGGCCTCTTTCTGCAGCGAACCGTCTTCTCCACCCGACATCATGCGCATACTGTTGTAACGCATGATTCTGAGACCGATGTGTGCATCCGCCAACCTCTGCCGAATGGATGGGTCATTCGCAGCGCCATTTTCTTTGGCGATTTTTACGATCTCATCCAGCTCTGACTGGAACAGCATTTGTTGGCCCAGGGTCGATACACCGCGCTCAAAACCAAGCAGAGCCATCGCAACACGCCAGCCATCACCCGGCGCACCCACAATATCTCCCGCCGAACACACAGCGTCATCGAAAAAGACTTCGTTAAACTCGGCCGTGCCCGTCAACTGCACAATGGGACGGATTGTGACACCCGGCTGGTCCATATCCACCAAGAAAAAGCCCAACCCTTTTTGACCTGTGCTCGCGGGGTCAGTGCGGGCAACGACAAAGCAAAACTGGGACTCATGCGCTAAGGAGGTCCATACTTTTTGGCCATTCAAGACCCATTGATTTGAAGCTTCATCAAATTGCGCCTTGGTTTTAACGTTGGCCAAATCCGAACCCGCACTCGGCTCCGAGTAGCCTTGGCACCACAAATCTTTACCCGCGCGGATACCCGGCAGGTACTTTTCTTTCTGCTCGGCAGTGCCGTAGGCAATCAAAGTTGGGCCTACCAAGGTCTCGCCGATATGTCCCATACGCCCGGGGCCGCCAGCGCGCGCATACTCTTCGTTAAAGATCACTTGCTGCTCGATACTGCAGCCACGTCCACCGAATTCTTTAGGCCAGCCAATAGCGGTCCAGCCACCCTCGGCAAGTTTCTGTTCCCAAGCTTTGCGCTCAGCGACAAAGCTATGCTCATCGCCAGGGCCACCACGAAAACGGATCGGCTCGAATTCACCACATAGGTTAGCGGCCAGCCAACCAGCCACTTCTTGTCTAAACTGCTCGTCTTCGGCACTGAAGGTTAATTTCATTTCAGCACTCCCCTGCCAGTAACATCTGTGCAATGCGCTCGCGGTGCTCGGCACCGGCGCCCAAGAAGGTCTCGGTCGACTTCGCTCGTTTAAAATAGAGCTGTATGTCGTACTCTTCGGTAATACCCACCCCACCAAACAGCTGAATACCGCAACCAGACACAAAGAAAAATGCATCGCTACAATACGCTTTGGTCATGCTAGCTGCTTCCGCTAACTGCGCTGCGTCATACCGACCCTGTAGCCATTCATCAATCGCACAGGCAGCGTAATACACGATCGAACGCGAGGCCTCCACTTTTAACATCATATCGGCGCACTTGTGCTTAACCGCTTGGAAGGAGGCAATCGTGCGCCCGAACTGAACACGCTCTTGCAGGTAATCGACCGTCATGTCCAAGCTTGCTTGCGCGCCACCTAACTGGTCAGCCGACACAAAAATCGACAGAACATCCACCAACTGGGTCAAAGCCTGGCCTGCGTTACCAGGGCAACCCAAACTTGCGTTCGCGGCGACTTGAACCTTATCAAGTGTGACCTCGGCTAAAGGTCGAGTTTGATCCATCGTCGGCACGCGCTTGCGGCTCACACCCTCGGCCTTAGCATCCACTAAGAATAAACCAACACCTTGCGAACCCTCGGAACCCGCGGCACGCGCTGCAACCAACAGGATATCGGCGCTGTGACCATGGCTGACAAAGCGGTAGGTACCCGACAACTCATAGCCGGAATCGATGGGACTCGCCGTCGCCGTCACTGCAGCGGTCGACCAGTGTCGGGCACGATCGATCACCGCTACGGTTGCGCTCTCGCCTGACATCAACCGCGCAAAATACTCGGCCTGCTGGTCTTCGCTGCCCCATTTAAGCAAGGCAGTAATGACCGCCGCAGTATCGGCAAATGGGGCATTGAACAAACGCATACCCATACGCTCAAGTATGCCTACCAACTCGACAAATCCAAGACCCAAGCCGTCATGTGCTTCTGGTATCAGAATTGCCTGCCAGTACATTTCCTGGCACAAGCGCTCCCAAACCTTTGAGTCATAGCCCAAATCGGTCTGCATAGCTTCTCGAACTGCAGGTGCAGTCGATACCTCTGACAAGAAGGCGTCAGCGGTATCAAAGATCATGATCTGCTCTTCGGTAAACGCAAATTCCATGGCGCGATTAGGCTCCCCAGATTTTTTGTGCGGGCACTTCGGTCTTCAACAATTGATCGATGGCGTCACCAACTTCCGCTGGTGCCCAACGGCTACCTTTATCGACACCTTGCGTCGTGCGCCAACCGTCGGCAATACACAAACGCCCACCTTCAGCCTCAAGTACACGACCCGTAAAGTGACCTGATGCTTCCGAACACAGCCATGTCACCAAGGACGATACGTTCTCTGGTGCAAACGAATCAAAGCTACCATCTTCAGGCGCTGCCATACGCGCTGCCATTTCAGGCACCGCGGTGGTCATACCGGTACGTGCGACCGGTGCAATGGCGTTAGCGGTAATACCGTAGCGCGCCAATTCAGCGGCTTGGTTCAGCGTCAATGCTGCAATGCCCGCTTTGGCCGCTGCATAATTTGATTGACCGATCGATCCCTGAAGACCTGCGCCTGAGGTGGTATTCACGATGCGTCCTGAGACCGGCTCGCCCGTTTTGGACAGGTGACGCCAATACTGTACCGCGTGTGACGTAATGCAAAAGTGGCCCTTTAAATGGACCGCCATGATGGTATCCCATTCTTGCTCGGTCATAGAGGCAAACATGCGATCGCGGTTCACGCCCGCGTTATTCACCACACCGTGCAGGCCACCAAAGATCTCGATAGCTTGCGATACCGCACGCTGACTGTCGGCATAATTGGTAATATCCGAATCGTTAATCGCGGCGCGGCCACCGGCAGCTTCAATTTCATCGACAACGCGCTGCGCGGCCTCTAAGTTAATGTCGTTCACGATGACGCATGCACCCTCTGACGCCAGCACTCGTGCATGAGCCGCACCCAAACCACCGCCCGCACCGGTGACAATGACCACTCTATCTTGGCAAATACCTGTCATTTTCCTACCTTATAACTTTTCTAAAATGGTTACGTTGGCTTGGCCGCCACCTTCGCACATGGTTTGCAAGCCGTACCTCACGTTGCGACGCTCCATCTCATGCAAGAGCGTTGTCATCAATTTTGTGCCGGTCGCACCCAGTGGGTGACCCAGAGCAATAGCACCACCATTGACGTTAGTTTGTTCGTGCGAATAGCCAGTGTCTTGAAGCCACGCCATCGGAACCGAAGCAAAGGCCTCGTTGATCTCAACCAAGCCGATATCGTTTAAAGACATGCCCGACTTTTTCATCGCGTATTCTGTGGCAGGAATAGGTGCGGTTAACATCCAAATAGGATCAGCAGCGCGGACACTCATGTGCGCAATACGTGCGCGCGGTGTCAGGTTATAGCGTTTCAAAGCGGCTTCTGAGACAACCAAGACGGCGGATGAAGCATCGCAGGTCTGGCTCGAGACACCCGCGGTGATGGTGCCGCCTTCCATTAAGGCTGCAAGCTCAGCCATTTTCTCGAGCGAGGTTTCTCGCATCGTTTCGTCGTACTTTACATCGCCAAACGGCACAATTTCGCGATCGAAATAACCCGCCTGAGTAGCAGCAATACCTCGACGATGCGATTCAAGTGCAAACTCTTCCATCGCTTGACGGCTAATATTCCACTTATCGGCGATCATTTGCGCCGAGTTAAACTGAGATACAGGCACATCGCCATAACGTGCCTGCCAACCCGTGCTGCCTGAAAACGGGTTATCAAAACCCAGGGGCTGAGCCGCTAACATAGCGGACGATATTGGAATCGACGACATGGTTTGCACACCACCCGCCACAACCACGTCCATGGTGCCTGACATAATCGCTTGCGCCGCAAAATGCACGGCTTGCTGCGAGCTACCACACTGACGATCGACAGTAGTACCCGGGACTTCATCCGACAAACCGGCCGCCAGCCAGCAGGTGCGGGCAATATCGCCAGCCAATGGGCCAATGGTGTCGACACAACCAAAGATGACATCGTCATATTCGTTATCAGGAATACCGTTACGCTCGACAATAGCCTTAAGCACATGAGCACCTAAGTCGGCGCCATGAACCTGTGCAAGAGAGCCGCGGCGACGCCCAGTGGGTGACCGCACAGCATCGACGATGTAGGCTTGAGGTGTAGACATAATTCGTTCCTTTTAGGCGGCAGCGCTGTCGGTGTTGTCGATATAGCGCTTACCAAATGTAAATTCAGGTCCTAGCAGTGCATTAGGCTGCAGCAGCCATTCGTGAATACGGTTCTTGTGGAAACCCGCATCGCCCCATTCTTTCGCTAAAGCCCAAGCGCGTTTCACCCAAATGTGCAAATCGCACTCCCAGGTATAACCCATGGCACCATGTACTTGAGTGGCATTACGTGCACTCAACTCGGCTGCAGCACCGGCCGCTGTTTTAGCGTGGCTAACCGCCCAATCAGCGCGCTGGGGCGCAACCCCTACCGTGTAGGCGGCGCGGTAAACAGCGGGTTTTGCAAATTCAATTTGTACCGCACAGTCGGCCATCAGGTGCTTAACAGCTTGATTGGTGCCAATCGCCTTGCCAAACTGTTCACGCGTCGAGGCGTAATCGACAGCCTGCTGGACCATGGCTTGCGCCAAACCCAACAATTGCGCTGCTGCGGCCAATGCGCCTCGGTTCAAGGTGGCTCGCTGGAGTCCAGCCCCAACCTCGCCATCGGCGACTCGGGTTTTGCGCGAGGGCGTCCAATCAATTTTCTGCAAACGACGGCTGGGATCGACGCTTTTTAATGCGGTAAATTTAAGCTCTGATTTCGGCACCAAATGCACGTCATTGCCGTTGGTCAACAACATCCAGTCTTTTTGCTGCGCAAAATTGCTGTAAGGGTTAATAATATGCGCGCAGCCTACGCGGGCTTCGCCGGCCGCAACCGCACTTAACAGTTCTTGCACCTGATCGGTGTTAATCCCCAAGTGAAGCAGGTCGGCTAATAAACCACCGGCAACGACCGCGTCTTCGACAATCGATTCGGGCAGCGCCGCTTTGCCGCAAGCCTCTGCTAATAACACAAAATCCACCAAGTCCATGCCCAAACCGCCGCACGACTCGGGCACAAGCAACGAGCTCATCCCCATTTCGTTCAGCATGGTCAGCATATCGGCGTTTTCGCCAGAGTCGCTCGTCCAACGCTCGCGAATCGAGGTCGTAGTGACCTCGTTTTCAAGCATCGATTGCACCGAGTCGCGGAAGGCCAGTTGATCGTCTGTAAATGTAAAATCCATAGTTCCTACCCGACCTTATTTACGTGGCATTCCGAGCATGCGCTCAGCAATGATATTACGTTGAATCTCGTTGGTACCCGCATAGATGGGGCCAGATTGACTGAATAAGAAGCCATCGAGCCAGGTGCCAAGCTCTGCGTGATCCTCTGCGGTTTCCGGCTCGACCTCGGCACGCGCACCGAGCAAACTCAACGCGGTTTCATGAATGCGAATATCCAATTCCGACCAGAAAATTTTGTTACACGAAGACTCAGCGCCAATGTGACCACCCGCGACTAAACGCGAAGCGGTTTGATACGTAGACAAGGCGTACGCCTCAGCATCCATGTAACAGCGCACGACCGAATCTTCGATTGAAAGATCCAGAATGTCGTTTCGACGCTTGCGATACAGTTCGACTAATTTGCGTGAAGCCTGCTGAAAGCGCGCCGGCGAGCGCAGCATCAAGCCGCGCTCAAAACCCGCGGTTGACATGGCAATTTGCCAGCCCTGATTTTCACCCCCAAGCAAGTTAAAATCGGACACGCGCACGTTATCAAAAAAGATTTCGGCAAAACCGGGCAATCCGTTTAACTGCTCGATGGGACGTACCGTAACCCCGGGAGCATCCAGTGGCACCAAGATGAACGATAAACCGTGGTGCCGGCTCGACTCAGGATCGGTGCGAAACAAACCGAAAGCATAATCAGCAAATACCGCGCGCGTAGACCATATTTTCTGACCGTTAATGACGAACTCATCCCCGTCACGATCGGCTCGACAGCGAATTGCCGCCATATCGGAACCCGCGTTGGGCTCAGACCAAGCCTGCGCCCAGATCTCTTCGCCGCTGGCCATAGCACTGATAAAGCGTTCTTTTTGAGCGTCGGTGCCATACTCCATTAGAGTCGGCCCCAACAAAAAAATACCGTTTTGGTTAACGCGTAATGGCGCGCCGGCGCGGTAATACTCTTCTTCAAAGATCAGCCACTCGATCAAATCGCAGGCTCGACCACCGTATTCTTTGGGCCACGTCACCATACCCCAGTTACCAGCGGCCAGTGTTTTTTCCCATTGACGGTGCTGCTCGAAACCTTCCGCGGTATCGAACGAGGTCAACTTTTTGGCGGGCACATGTGCCGCCAACCAAGCACGAACCTCTTCTCTGAACTGAGTTTGGCTTGGCGTATACAGTAAATCCATCCCCAACGACCTCGTGCTTAATCTTCTTTCTTGTTTTCGCGGGCCATCGCTTTCGCGTCATAGCCACCCAGTTTGTCACCCGACACCAAGTCGTTGTGCGCGTGAGTAAAATGATGCCACGCAAACACTGCATCCATACCGGTACGCTTACCTTGCAAATCTTCAATGTGATTAATGGCTTGTTTGGTCAGCGCCAAGCCCAAGCGCGGCATAGCACCGACCTTGTGGGCTAAGGCTTTGACGTCATCCGCCAACGTTTCACGCGTTGAGATACGATTGACCATACCCATTTGATAGGCGCGCTCAGCCGACATTTTCTCGCCAGTGAACAAAAACTCTTTTGCAATGCGAGGGTGCAACTCGAAGGGGTGTGCAAAATACTCCACGCCGGGAATACCCATGCGCACGACGGGATCCGAGAAGAACGCGTCATCAGTCGCAACAATCAGGTCACAGACCCAAGCAAGCATCAAACCACCCGCAATACACGCACCTTGCACTGCGGCAATCGTGGGTTTGGGAATTTCGCGCCAGCGGCGACACATGCCCAAATACGCTTCAGCCTCACGAACATACAGGTACTCGCCACCCTCTTTATTCGAGTGGTCGTACCACATTGTCACGCGCTCTTGCGGTAGGTGCACATCGCGCCCGGGCGTACCGATATCGTGCCCAGCCGAGAAATGCTTGCCCTCGCCACGCAACACAATCACTTTGACATCGTCGTCGGCCACCGCCTTACGAAACGCGGCATCCAACTCGTAAGTCATTTTGCCATTCTGCGCATTGTTGTACTCAGGCCGCGCCATGGTCACATACGCAATGCCTTCTTCGACTTCGTATTTGACTGTGGGGGCGTCGTAATTGAACTCGGGTTTATCCGACATGATGTCTCCTGCCTTAGCCTCGGCGTTCGCCGGGCGGGTTATCTTTTAGCTGCTTAGCGCGCGCATTCATCGGGTCGAGCTCAGCAATAATAGCAAGTTGCTCAACCGTAGGCGCTGGCGTCACACCAAGATTATCGACCACAGCCAACTCAAAGCCCGTATTGTCACGGACTTCTTGCTCGGTCACACCAGGATGCAAGCTCACAATACGCATTTGATGATTTGGACCATTAAAATCCATCACGCACAAATCGGTGATGACGGTGCGCACGTCGATATCATCTAAGCTGTAGCCCTTCGGTAGACGATCGGGGTTATATCCGATAGAACCCACCACATCACACTCACCCTCAACGAACACGCGAGTCGAATGTTTGGGCACAAAAAACGAGTTGCCATGTGATATGGAGTTGCCAGGAAAGCCGCGAACGCCTAGCAGTTGCACTTTGGGTTGCTGATACGTGCCGCCCAAGGCTGAGATGTTCGCCTGTCCAAAGCGGTCAATCTGACTGGGACCCACCATGGCGTGACGCTTGCCACTCCAAACGTTATCAAAGACCGCCCGAAAACCCAGCCAAGTCTCGTTGGCCTGACCCGCATGGCTTTTCATGCCTGACACCGGGTTAGGTTTAGACAGCAAAAACGACTGGCTGTCCGTCATCATCAAATCAGGATTGGTTGTACTCATCGCTAAACTCGCGGCCAAGCGAGGCAACAGGCCAATACCCGTTGCCAACACTTCACCTTCGTTATCAAACACCCGCGAGGCGGCAACGACCATCAGTTCTGCCAAGCTGTAGCTTGAGGCTACTTCACTCATTGTCTTACTCCTTAATACGCGGGCAAAGGCAGCGCTTTGATGGCTTCCAAGCCACCCACAGCTGCTTGATAATCTTGTTCGGTTTTGCCGCGCACATGCGCATCGACGTAGGCATCAAACTCACCCGCACCTACCGCTTCGCCGTACGCTTTAAAATGCTTAACATCAAAGCCGTACAGAGGGTCAGACGAGCTAGGGTGCGCTCCACCGGGAATGTGCACCACAGACTGAGTGTGACAACGCTCCCAGAACACCGATCGCGCGACGGCCGGGTCGGCAAAATGTTCCGTTGGCACGACTTCATCACACGACACGATGGTGTGCTTTGCCGCGCGTGCGAACAAGTCATCCATATAAACATCGGGGCTTGCAATTTCGCACACGCCACGCACATCACAACGGGTCGCGTGGATCAGTGCTACATCCATATTCAGAGCCGGCATTGCCACCCACTCTTTGTCGTCGTAAGGGCTATCGATAACCTTCAGTTCAGGGTTGCGCGCGACCACGTCTGTACCGAGGCCGACATTAGTCGGGATGAACGGAATGCGCCAAGAGGCGGCGCGCAAACCCTGCAGCATCATGCCTTCATCGATTTCTAGCACCTCTATGGCGCCGCTTTGGCGTGCAACCCTGAAGCCGGGTTCTAATGGCATAAAATCCAAAGACACAAACGCAAAGATAACTTTTTTAACCTTGCCGCTCGCACACAACATGCCGACATCAGCACCGCCATACGCAACAACCGTAAGGTCGGTGACATCCGAGCGCATCAACTCGCGCACTAAGGCCATTGGCTTGCGGCGAGGACCCCAGCCCCCGATCCCAATGGTCATACCGCTTTTTATCGAGGCAATGGCCTCTGCGGCTGTTTGCAATTTATTCATAAAGCACAGCGTCTACTATTCGAAGAATGAGAGGATCATTATGGTTCTCCAGCCCCTATGCCTCATCATCCATGTAGACTATGACAATACCTGAGGACTACATTAGGGTCTGCGTTCTAGAAACTTGGAATCTATTTCAGTGCCAAACTCCTCACCAAGCACCACTATCGAGCTTATTTATCGAGCCGCCGAGCTTTATCAAGACCGTCCGTTCATAGAAGAAAACGGCACACAACTTAGCTTCTCGGAATTCAAGCAAGCCTGCATTGAAACCGCCGCAGGCCTGAAACAGCTCGGGTTTAAACCTGGCGACCGAGCCGCGATATGGGCGCCCAACATTTCTGAGTGGGTCATTGCAGCGTTCGGGACGCATTTTGCGGGCGGTCAAATCGTAACGCTCAATACGCGATACAAAGGTGAGGAAGCGGCGGCTATTTTAAACGACAGCCAGGCGTCGACACTGTTTGTCATGGGGCAATTCTTAGGCAATGATTATCTGGGAATGATCGCCAACCTAGCGCTGCCGCACCTGAAACACCGCGTTCAATTACGAGGCGAAGCAGAACCGTCAGCCACCCAACATTGGGATGAACTGCAAAACACAGGACGCGCATGGATCGCCGAGCACGGCAAGGAAGCCATCGAGCAAGAAGCGCTGTCGATATCCGGTGAGGCGATTTCCGACATCATGTTCACGTCAGGCACCACCGGTCGCGCCAAGGGCGTGCTCTGTGGTCACCAACAAAACGTTCAGGCTTTTGCGACGTTTTCTGAAATCCTCGGACTCGACGATACCGATCGGTATCTCATTATTAATCCCTTTTTTCACAGCTTTGGCTTTAAAGCAGGCCTGCTGGCTTGTCTTAGTCGAGGTTGCACGGTATTACCCGAGGCCGTATTCGATGTGGACAAAATCCTAGAGCGCATCGACAACGAAAATATCACTGTCATGCCAGGACCACCGACGATATTTCAATCAATTTTAGCCCACCCCAATCGCAGCAAGTACTCACTTGCAAGCCTGACAAAATGCACAACAGGCGCGGCGGTAATTCCCACCGAGCTCATCATTGCCATGCGTGATGAGTTAAAAATTTCCACTATTATTACCGCCTATGGCTTGTCCGAGAGCTGCGGCTTGGCGACCATGTGTCGACAGGGTGATGCACCGGATACCATCGCGAAAACATCGGGGCGCGCCATTCCCGCCGTCGAAGTACGCTGCATTGACGAACAAGGCAACGAGGTCGCAGTGGGTGAGCAAGGTGAAATCGTGATTCGAGGCTTTAATGTCATGCAGGGCTATTTGGACAACCCAGAGGCTACCGCAGAGACCATCGACGCAGAGGGCTGGCTCCACACCGGCGATGTAGGCCGAATGGACGAAGAGGGCAACCTGACGATTACCGATCGCTTAAAAGATATGTACATTAGCGGTGGCTTCAACTGCTACCCCGCCGAAATTGAATCGACCCTCTTACGCCATGCGGACGTCGTGCAAGCCGCTGTTATTGGCTATCCTGATGAACGCATGGGAGAAGTTGGCTGGGCGTTCGTGACCTTGAGGCAAAACGCATCAGCTAACGCAGAAGACATTGGCGCTTGGGCGCGAAATAACATGGCGAATTACAAAGCCCCGAGAAAAGTCATCGTCGTCGATGCGCTGCCACTGAACGCATCAGGTAAAGTACTCAAACCCACTCTGCGCCAAGAGGCGTTGGCTGGGAAGTTCAAATAAGGAGAGGCATAATGGCCATTAAGAGCTTGGGTTACATCGGAGTCAATTCTACGGATCTATCGCAATGGCGAACCTTTGCTTGTGACGTCATGGGACTGGAAGATGTCAGCGCGCATTTGTCGTGCAACGAAAACACCGCGTTGTTCAAAATGGATGACCACCCATACCGCCTGATCGTGAATAAAAGTGATACCGATCAATTTGCTTTTTGCGGCTGGGAAACCAACAGCGAGGCGGGTCTGCGAGAAGTTGCCGATGCTCTCACGGCTGCAGGTGTCGCTGTCACATGGGCAGATGCCGACCATATCGCCGAGCGCCGCGTCACGCAACTGTTGAGCTTCACAGACCCCTCGGGTACACGACACGAAGTGTTCTACGGCGTAATTTCTGATTTCAAACGCTTAAATTCGCCCGCGGGCGTTAGCCACTTTGTGACTGGATCTCAGGGCCTTGGACATGTCGTACTGCCCGCACCCAACTTTGATGAAACCTCATCATTCTTCACCGAGGTTTTAGGCTTTGGCCTGTCCGATTTGATGAAAATCAAGTTTACGCCAGATCCGGCAGAACCCGAAAAACGCCTGTGGTTTATGCACTGCAATGAGCGACACCACAGCCTAGGCTTATTCGAAATGCCCTTGCCCGCAGGCTGCGTCCACGTCATGGTCGAGGTACCCAACGTCGATGAAGTTGGCCTTGGCAACGATCGACGCATCGCCGCTGGCGTTAAGCTAACGGGCACTTTGGGACGGCACGCTAACGACCACATGGTGTCGTTTTACATGCGCAGCCCAGCGGGCTTTGATATCGAATACGGCGCCGAAGGCCGCACCGTAGACGACTGGGACAACTACCCTGTATTCCAAAGCACTGTTGCCAGTTTTTGGGGCCACGATTTCAGCGTAGGCCATGAGGACTAGTCCAGGCTAAAACCAGTTAATTCATTCGGGGTATGCACCAGGCAGGCAACTTTGCCAACATCAGTTCATGCACAAGGCATACCCCAGCGAGGAGAACACAATGACCTATTTAGTACCAGATTCTACGATCGCCTTGATCGAAGCCAAAGCGCCCGAGGCTCGTAAAAACCGCGTAATGTCACACGAAGTCGTGCAAGCATTAAAAGACTGCGGCTTTTTTAAGATGTTTTTGCCCAAAAAGTGGGGAGGCTTAGAGTGCCGTCCGCAAGAATTTTTCCGAGAGCAAATCCGTATTGCCGAGGCGGACATGAGCCATGCCTGGGCCAGCGGCATTATTGCCATTCACGCCTACCAAATTGCGATGATGGATCACAAAGCACAAGAGACGGTGTACGGCGAAGATCCAAATACTCTCGTGAGCAGCTCTTATAATCCCGTAGGTGCAAAAGTCGAGCAAGTGGAAGGCGGCTGCATGGTGTCGGGTCGCTGGGGTTGGAGCTCTGGCTCTGAGCACTGCACGTGGGCACTGTTAGGCGGCATCGTCGCAAACGAGGGCTATCGCACCTTCCTAATTCCTCGCACGCAGTACGTTATCGAAGACACCTGGAATGTGATGGGCTTGCAAGCGACGGGCTCTAACGATGTGGTCATAGAAGAGCCGATCTTCGTGCCCGATCATATGAGCCACAAGCGCGACGATGGTTTTAA
This region includes:
- a CDS encoding acyl-CoA dehydrogenase family protein, giving the protein MDFTFTDDQLAFRDSVQSMLENEVTTTSIRERWTSDSGENADMLTMLNEMGMSSLLVPESCGGLGMDLVDFVLLAEACGKAALPESIVEDAVVAGGLLADLLHLGINTDQVQELLSAVAAGEARVGCAHIINPYSNFAQQKDWMLLTNGNDVHLVPKSELKFTALKSVDPSRRLQKIDWTPSRKTRVADGEVGAGLQRATLNRGALAAAAQLLGLAQAMVQQAVDYASTREQFGKAIGTNQAVKHLMADCAVQIEFAKPAVYRAAYTVGVAPQRADWAVSHAKTAAGAAAELSARNATQVHGAMGYTWECDLHIWVKRAWALAKEWGDAGFHKNRIHEWLLQPNALLGPEFTFGKRYIDNTDSAAA
- a CDS encoding acyl-CoA dehydrogenase family protein, which translates into the protein MDLLYTPSQTQFREEVRAWLAAHVPAKKLTSFDTAEGFEQHRQWEKTLAAGNWGMVTWPKEYGGRACDLIEWLIFEEEYYRAGAPLRVNQNGIFLLGPTLMEYGTDAQKERFISAMASGEEIWAQAWSEPNAGSDMAAIRCRADRDGDEFVINGQKIWSTRAVFADYAFGLFRTDPESSRHHGLSFILVPLDAPGVTVRPIEQLNGLPGFAEIFFDNVRVSDFNLLGGENQGWQIAMSTAGFERGLMLRSPARFQQASRKLVELYRKRRNDILDLSIEDSVVRCYMDAEAYALSTYQTASRLVAGGHIGAESSCNKIFWSELDIRIHETALSLLGARAEVEPETAEDHAELGTWLDGFLFSQSGPIYAGTNEIQRNIIAERMLGMPRK
- a CDS encoding enoyl-CoA hydratase, whose translation is MSDKPEFNYDAPTVKYEVEEGIAYVTMARPEYNNAQNGKMTYELDAAFRKAVADDDVKVIVLRGEGKHFSAGHDIGTPGRDVHLPQERVTMWYDHSNKEGGEYLYVREAEAYLGMCRRWREIPKPTIAAVQGACIAGGLMLAWVCDLIVATDDAFFSDPVVRMGIPGVEYFAHPFELHPRIAKEFLFTGEKMSAERAYQMGMVNRISTRETLADDVKALAHKVGAMPRLGLALTKQAINHIEDLQGKRTGMDAVFAWHHFTHAHNDLVSGDKLGGYDAKAMARENKKED
- a CDS encoding acyl CoA--acetate/3-ketoacid CoA transferase subunit beta, which produces MSEVASSYSLAELMVVAASRVFDNEGEVLATGIGLLPRLAASLAMSTTNPDLMMTDSQSFLLSKPNPVSGMKSHAGQANETWLGFRAVFDNVWSGKRHAMVGPSQIDRFGQANISALGGTYQQPKVQLLGVRGFPGNSISHGNSFFVPKHSTRVFVEGECDVVGSIGYNPDRLPKGYSLDDIDVRTVITDLCVMDFNGPNHQMRIVSLHPGVTEQEVRDNTGFELAVVDNLGVTPAPTVEQLAIIAELDPMNARAKQLKDNPPGERRG
- a CDS encoding acetyl-CoA C-acetyltransferase, translated to MSTPQAYIVDAVRSPTGRRRGSLAQVHGADLGAHVLKAIVERNGIPDNEYDDVIFGCVDTIGPLAGDIARTCWLAAGLSDEVPGTTVDRQCGSSQQAVHFAAQAIMSGTMDVVVAGGVQTMSSIPISSAMLAAQPLGFDNPFSGSTGWQARYGDVPVSQFNSAQMIADKWNISRQAMEEFALESHRRGIAATQAGYFDREIVPFGDVKYDETMRETSLEKMAELAALMEGGTITAGVSSQTCDASSAVLVVSEAALKRYNLTPRARIAHMSVRAADPIWMLTAPIPATEYAMKKSGMSLNDIGLVEINEAFASVPMAWLQDTGYSHEQTNVNGGAIALGHPLGATGTKLMTTLLHEMERRNVRYGLQTMCEGGGQANVTILEKL
- a CDS encoding SDR family oxidoreductase, translating into MTGICQDRVVIVTGAGGGLGAAHARVLASEGACVIVNDINLEAAQRVVDEIEAAGGRAAINDSDITNYADSQRAVSQAIEIFGGLHGVVNNAGVNRDRMFASMTEQEWDTIMAVHLKGHFCITSHAVQYWRHLSKTGEPVSGRIVNTTSGAGLQGSIGQSNYAAAKAGIAALTLNQAAELARYGITANAIAPVARTGMTTAVPEMAARMAAPEDGSFDSFAPENVSSLVTWLCSEASGHFTGRVLEAEGGRLCIADGWRTTQGVDKGSRWAPAEVGDAIDQLLKTEVPAQKIWGA
- a CDS encoding acyl-CoA dehydrogenase family protein: MEFAFTEEQIMIFDTADAFLSEVSTAPAVREAMQTDLGYDSKVWERLCQEMYWQAILIPEAHDGLGLGFVELVGILERMGMRLFNAPFADTAAVITALLKWGSEDQQAEYFARLMSGESATVAVIDRARHWSTAAVTATASPIDSGYELSGTYRFVSHGHSADILLVAARAAGSEGSQGVGLFLVDAKAEGVSRKRVPTMDQTRPLAEVTLDKVQVAANASLGCPGNAGQALTQLVDVLSIFVSADQLGGAQASLDMTVDYLQERVQFGRTIASFQAVKHKCADMMLKVEASRSIVYYAACAIDEWLQGRYDAAQLAEAASMTKAYCSDAFFFVSGCGIQLFGGVGITEEYDIQLYFKRAKSTETFLGAGAEHRERIAQMLLAGEC
- a CDS encoding acyl-CoA dehydrogenase family protein translates to MKLTFSAEDEQFRQEVAGWLAANLCGEFEPIRFRGGPGDEHSFVAERKAWEQKLAEGGWTAIGWPKEFGGRGCSIEQQVIFNEEYARAGGPGRMGHIGETLVGPTLIAYGTAEQKEKYLPGIRAGKDLWCQGYSEPSAGSDLANVKTKAQFDEASNQWVLNGQKVWTSLAHESQFCFVVARTDPASTGQKGLGFFLVDMDQPGVTIRPIVQLTGTAEFNEVFFDDAVCSAGDIVGAPGDGWRVAMALLGFERGVSTLGQQMLFQSELDEIVKIAKENGAANDPSIRQRLADAHIGLRIMRYNSMRMMSGGEDGSLQKEAMIYKLYWASWHRNLGKLAMDVLGPDSELLLEAPYELNRLQSLFLFTRADTIYGGTNQIQRNLIAERALGMPREPRGTA